The Plectropomus leopardus isolate mb chromosome 7, YSFRI_Pleo_2.0, whole genome shotgun sequence genome window below encodes:
- the LOC121945189 gene encoding uncharacterized protein LOC121945189 isoform X9 — translation MQCKVTLLDDTQFECELDKHAKAQELLTKVCDHVNLLERDYFGLAIWESPTSKTWLESTKEIRKQVSGAVYEFTFSVKFYPPDPAQLTEDLTRYFLCLQLRKDIIRGVLPCSFVTLSLLGSYTAQSELGEYDPELHGTDYVKDLSLAPGQSKELEEKVMELHRTYRSMSPAQADMLFLENAKKLAMYGVDLHQAKDLDGVDITLGVCSSGLMVYKDKLRINRFPWPKVLKISYKRSSFFIKIRPSEQEQYESTIGFKLPNYKASKKLWKVCVEHHTFFRVPTVEPPSSRRFLVLGSKFRYSGRTQAQTRQASSLIDRPAPRFTRSASKRLSRNLDGAGDDTLQFLQQLSASTRSEVDDWLLLLTSDKPQPSSEFSARGEQTFIQSREEGQSVHTLTATWQDTETGQTGSQTITQSVSQPWQEPASDEQQQRRKEDEWFAMFHRQPSFPLLPAFDFVKQPAKISLAKISSMDRLLQPKLKQQDDWFLYFDRIFSLSSLERVDKPTSPRVHFQLQDEDEQSMRVSEQELTREEVIEMLQETVTLVDKMKEVVVLEKRLKEVKDLEERLQEVDEMAERLQGVIEEELGKEEVEKLRKEEMEFEQKEHAERITEKVMMESLRTVEIKEEEVDELEEQIKQVFLKGLLPEDEEAEMKRESKEEVTDDSLSDDSLREKLCQIEREWKEDVEENFESGSSDVTTSTSVVTSQKVESNTKRTVTIVEETGQRQEDVQVQSSVIRSEERLENVGTWRKTETQETITEREVKERLHTQDRSEVAEEDVWFILFDRPPFKAVFKPPVTIRERAQVVDEGEYFSTQSKIETVEEKTEIIVEERQIKEEEVRRILQIPPPQTIIERVDDWFLLLDVVPIESSYVPPVTWKEKDQIGAESFVSVTQTAVKEEIKEVVAEERKTVEEVPRLLQEIPQQPVTNRDDDWFVLLDVVPRETTYVPPVTLKERDQLDAQSFVSEAQSAAKEEIRQVEAIEEAPRLLHEIPQQPVTVRDDDWFILLDVVPREASYVPPVAAAERVEVSPGEHVSVVEITALERREKRGKIVEEETEMKVLSVKQVVSLPLPQAAREIEDDWFVLLEVPTREPSYVPPVTMADYVQVYREESISTVAETTTESRKEVVVEKIVVQKEDRAQQKISQPVRERDDDWFLLLDVVSKETAYVPPVIPVEIVPDMRKTFEVKVTTTESTTWKKMIIGVDSRQDETRLTEIRPRQMAPPSEREGGDDWFVLFDIIREKPVVIPPVAVVERIVNVVAATEPKPKLMMEDVRPPVKLVEIKPPQPRQVDDDWFVLLDVAAKVPVAVDERIRVYPEVRPTKEFAALEQRAQLRVTTVEETWQQVKVVQEKPRPAVREVEDDWFILLDVATKKSVAVPEHTQFPAEVRVPAAVAKTRIAISERRPQFEKRILEERRPLTQTHVNDDWFVLLDVGLKETVVSTQRGTRPVSAPVFSQAALAEAGIPMAPLDQPQTSTPIKTSRQEERKLEVTVEAVEPSKIEAVAEIKPAVWRDQREVDSSLISTINGDIQHESEVTVTEVVRMRKKRAKKIEGDSIYIRHSLLMLEEFDKPQEDLLRHHASISELKRNFMEAAPESRPSEWDKRLSTHSPFRTLGINGQPLPSADGFVIRLPRGPLLDFYSKRS, via the exons ATGCAATGCAAAGTCACCTTACTGGACGACACTCAGTTTGAGTGTGAGCTTGAT AAACATGCTAAAGCCCAAGAACTTCTAACAAAGGTGTGCGACCATGTCAACCTGCTGGAGAGGGATTACTTTGGCCTCGCCATCTGGGAAAGCCCAACCAGCAAG ACATGGTTGGAATCCACCAAAGAGATCCGGAAACAGGTTTCAGGTGCTGTGTACGAGTTTACATTCAGCGTCAAGTTCTACCCTCCTGATCCAGCACAGCTCACTGAAGACCTCACCAG GTACTTTCTATGCCTCCAGCTGAGGAAGGACATTATACGTGGTGTTCTCCCCTGTTCCTTTGTCACACTGTCCCTGCTGGGCTCCTACACAGCCCAGTCAGAGCTCGGGGAGTATGACCCAGAGCTCCATGGAACAGATTATGTTAAGGATCTGAGCCTGGCCCCGGGACAGAGcaaggagctggaggagaaggTGATGGAGCTGCACCGCACATACAG GTCAATGAGTCCAGCCCAAGCAGACATGTTATTTCTGGAAAATGCCAAGAAACTTGCCATGTATGGAGTTGACCTGCACCAAGCtaag GATCTTGATGGTGTCGACATTACGCTGGGGGTTTGCTCTAGTGGCCTGATGGTTTACAAGGACAAGCTGAGGATCAACCGTTTCCCTTGGCCTAAAGTGCTAAAGATCTCTTACAAACGCAGCAGCTTCTTTATCAAAATCAGGCCATCAGAG CAAGAGCAGTATGAAAGCACCATTGGCTTTAAACTGCCCAACTACAAAGCCTCAAAGAAGCTGTGGAAAGTTTGCGTTGAACATCATACCTTCTTCAG agtTCCAACAGTAGAGCCGCCGTCATCACGTCGCTTCCTCGTCTTGGGCTCCAAGTTCCGATACAGCGGACGTACTCAGGCCCAGACCCGTCAGGCCAGTTCCTTGATTGACCGCCCAGCCCCTCGTTTCACACGCTCTGCAAGCAAGAGGCTTTCACGTAACCTAGATGGAG CTGGAGATGACACTCTCCAGTTCCTGCAGCAACTCTCAGCATCAACCAGGTCTGAGGTTGATGATtggttgctgctgctgacatCTGACAAACCTCAGCCTTCTTCTGAATTCTCAG CCAGAGGGGAGCAGACTTTCATTCAGTCCAGGGAGGAAGGGCAGtctgttcacacactcacagcaacCTGGCAGGACACTGAGACTGGGCAGACTGGCTCTCAAACCATCacccagtcagtcagtcagccgTGGCAGGAGCCGGCGTCTGATGAGcaacagcagaggagaaaggaggacgAGTGGTTTGCCATGTTCCATCGTCAAccttcttttcctcttctcccagcttttgattttgtgaaacagccag CTAAGATCAGCTTGGCAAAAATTAGCTCTATGGACCGGCTCTTGCAGCCAAAACTGAAGCAGCAAGATGACTGGTTCCTTTACTTTGACCGAATCTTCAGCCTATCCTCGCTTGAGCGTGTTGACAAACCAA CCTCTCCTCGAGTTCACTTCCAGCTCCAGGATGAGGATGAGCAGAGCATGCGTGTGTCAGAGCAGGAACTGACCAGGGAGGAGGTCATTGAGATGTTGCAGGAAACTGTGACCTTGGTAGACAAGATGAAAGAGGTGGTTGTTCTGGAAAAGAGGCTAAAAGAAGTGAAGGATTTAGAGGAAAGGCTCCAAGAGGTGGATGAAATGGCAGAGAGACTTCAAGGAGTAATAGAAGAGGAGTTAGGTAAAGAAGAAGTAGAGAAATTAAGAAAGGAAGAGATGGAATTTGAGCAGAAAGAACACGCTGAACGCATAACAGAAAAAGTCATGATGGAATCTTTAAGGACAGTAGAGATaaaagaagaggaggtggaTGAATTGGAAGAGCAGATAAAGCaggtgtttttgaaaggcttGCTGCCTGAAGATGAAGAGGCCGAGATGAAGAGGGAGAGTAAAGAAGAAGTGACAGATGACAGTCTGTCAGATGATAGCTTGAGAGAGAAGCTATGTCAGATAGAGAGGGAATGGAAAGAGGATGTAGAGGAGAACTTCGAGTCTGGATCTTCAGATGTCACCACTTCCACATCTGTAGTAACATCCCAGAAGGTGGAGAGTAACACTAAGAGGACAGTGACTATTGTAGAAGAGACAGGGCAGAGGCAGGAAGATGTTCAGGTACAGAGCAGTGTAATTAGGTCAGAGGAGAGGCTAGAAAATGTGGGTACATGGCGTAAGACAGAAACGCAAGAGACGATAACTGAGAGAGAAGTTAAAGAGAGGCTTCACACTCAGGATCGATCTGAGGTGGCAGAGGAGGATGTCTGGTTCATACTTTTTGATCGGCCTCCATTCAAAGCTGTTTTCAAACCACCAG TTACCATCAGGGAACGTGCTCAAGTGGTGGATGAAGGCGAGTATTTCTCAACACAGAGTAAGATTGAAACAGTTGAAGAGAAAACGGAGATAATAGTAGaggaaagacaaataaaagaagaGGAAGTACGGCGTATACTTCAGATCCCACCACCACAGACCATCATTGAAAGAGTTGATGACTGGTTTTTGTTGCTGGATGTTGTTCCCATTGAATCATCATATGTACCACCAG TTACCTGGAAGGAGAAAGACCAAATCGGAGCAGAGAGTTTTGTCTCTGTGACTCAAACTGCAGTCAAGGAGGAGATTAAAGAAGTAGTAGctgaagagagaaagacagtggAAGAGGTACCAAGACTTCTACAAGAAATCCCACAACAGCCAGTGACAAACAGAGATGATGACTGGTTTGTGTTGCTGGATGTTGTTCCCAGAGAAACGACATATGTACCACCAG TTACCTTGAAGGAAAGAGACCAGCTGGATGCACAAAGTTTTGTCTCTGAGGCTCAAAGTGCAGCCAAGGAGGAGATTAGACAAGTAGAAGCTATAGAAGAGGCACCAAGACTTCTACATGAAATCCCACAGCAGCCAGTGACAGTGAGAGATGATGACTGGTTTATATTGCTGGATGTTGTTCCCAGAGAAGCATCATATGTACCACCAG TTGCTGCTGCAGAGCGTGTTGAAGTGTCCCCAGGAGAACATGTCTCTGTGGTTGAAATTACAGCTCTTGAgcggagagaaaaaagggggaagattgtggaagaagaaacagaaatgaaagtGCTGAGTGTGAAGCAGGTAGTATCTCTGCCTCTGCCACAGGCTGCGAGAGAGATAGAAGATGACTGGTTTGTGCTGCTGGAGGTTCCCACTAGAGAACCATCATATGTGCCACCAG TTACCATGGCTGACTACGTTCAGGTTTATCGTGAAGAGAGCATTTCTACTGTGGCTGAAACTACAACAGAGTCCAGGAAGGAGGTTGTAGTTGAAAAGATCGTGGTGCAGAAAGAGGACAGGGCACAGCAGAAAATATCCCAGCCAGTCAGAGAAAGAGATGATGACTGGTTTCTTCTGCTGGATGTTGTTTCCAAAGAAACTGCCTATGTACCTCCAG TTATTCCTGTTGAGATTGTTCCGGATATGAGGAAGACATTTGAAGTTAAGGTGACAACCACAGAGTCTACAACATGGAAGAAGATGATAATTGGTGTGGACAGCAGGCAAGATGAGACACGTCTGACTGAAATTAGACCTAGACAAATGGCACCACcgtcagagagagagggaggagatgaTTGGTTTGTCCTGTTCGACATCATCCGCGAAAAGCCAGTTGTCATACCGCCAG tTGCTGTGGTTGAGCGTATTGTGAATGTGGTAGCAGCCACtgaaccaaaaccaaaactgatGATGGAAGATGTGAGGCCCCCTGTGAAGTTAGTGGAGATTAAACCACCACAGCCGAGACAGGTGGATGATGACTGGTTTGTGCTGCTAGATGTTGCAGCCAAAGTTCCag TGGCTGTGGACGAACGTATCCGTGTGTATCCCGAAGTAAGACCAACTAAAGAGTTTGCAGCCTTAGAGCAGAGAGCACAGCTGAGAGTTACTACGGTGGAGGAGACATGGCAGCAGGTGAAGGTAGTACAGGAGAAGCCGCGTCCAGCAGTGAGAGAAGTGGAAGATGATTGGTTTATTCTTCTGGATGTGGCCACTAAGAAATCAg TTGCCGTCCCTGAGCACACCCAGTTCCCAGCAGAAGTGAGAGTTCCAGCTGCTGTGGCCAAAACAAGGATCGCTATTTCCGAGAGGAGACCCCAGTTTGAGAAACGAATCCTGGAAGAAAGACGtccactcacacaaacacatgtcaACGATGATTGGTTTGTTCTGCTAGATGTTGGCCTCAAAGAGACAG TAGTGAGCACACAGAGGGGCACCCGTCCTGTCAGTGCTCCGGTCTTCTCCCAGGCCGCCCTGGCCGAGGCGGGGATCCCCATGGCGCCTCTGGATCAGCCCCAGACCTCCACTCCAATCAAGACCAGCCGCCAGGAGGAAAGAAAGCTGGAGGTCACTGTAGAAGCTGTGGAGCCTTCAAAAATCGAGGCTGTGGCTGAGATCAAG CCAGCAGTGTGGAGGGACCAGAGAGAAGTAGACTCTTCACTGATATCCACCATCAATGGGGACATTCAG CACGAGTCTGAGGTGACGGTCACGGAGGTGGTGCGAATGCGAAAG aaaagaGCTAAGAAAATTGAGGGTGACTCAATTTATATAAGACATAGCCTTTTAATGTTGGAG GAGTTCGATAAGCCTCAGGAGGACCTGCTCAGGCACCATGCCAGTATCAGCGAGCTGAAGAGGAACTTCATGGAAGCCGCCCCGGAGAGCAGACCCAGTGAGTGGGACAAGCGCCTCTCCACACACTCTCCGTTCCGCACCCTGGGTATAAATGGTCAGCCGCTGCCCAGTGCAGATGGG